A region from the Oceanidesulfovibrio marinus genome encodes:
- a CDS encoding succinate dehydrogenase/fumarate reductase cytochrome b subunit gives MAYTAMDSAMPAKVSSRTAAYMDWAQMLTGAILILFMWSHMILVSSVIIGPGAMNALAVFFESTGLAQVGGPIIGVLFLFHFVLAARKVPFRLDQQKVFLKHSRMLHHGDTWLWVIQAVSAMIILIMGAAHMWVVLTDLPITAAKSAARMQHWPWLIFYLCLLPLVELHVSIGFYRIGVKWGFIKRSSRTGGKKLERGLLIVFLVIGFLTIIRFLTLTAAAS, from the coding sequence ATGGCCTACACAGCAATGGACAGCGCCATGCCCGCCAAGGTGTCGAGCAGAACCGCCGCCTACATGGACTGGGCGCAGATGCTCACCGGCGCGATTCTCATCCTGTTCATGTGGTCGCACATGATCCTCGTCTCAAGCGTGATCATCGGTCCCGGAGCGATGAACGCCCTCGCCGTATTCTTCGAAAGCACCGGTCTGGCACAGGTCGGCGGCCCGATCATCGGTGTGCTGTTCCTGTTCCACTTCGTGCTCGCGGCGCGCAAGGTGCCCTTCCGCCTCGACCAGCAAAAAGTCTTCCTCAAGCATTCTCGCATGCTGCACCACGGCGACACCTGGCTCTGGGTCATCCAGGCCGTCTCAGCCATGATCATCCTCATCATGGGCGCCGCGCACATGTGGGTCGTGCTCACGGACCTGCCCATCACCGCGGCCAAAAGCGCCGCGCGCATGCAGCACTGGCCGTGGCTGATCTTCTACCTCTGCCTGCTGCCGCTGGTGGAGCTGCACGTCTCCATCGGCTTCTACCGCATTGGCGTGAAGTGGGGCTTCATCAAGCGCTCCTCCCGCACCGGCGGCAAGAAGCTGGAGCGCGGACTGCTCATCGTCTTCCTGGTCATCGGCTTCCTTACCATAATCCGCTTCCTCACCCTCACGGCCGCCGCGAGCTGA
- a CDS encoding fumarate reductase flavoprotein subunit, with translation MLTFYTDLLCIGAGLAGERCAVEAAGAGFEVVCLSLVPARRSHSCCAQGGMQAALGNCAMGEGDCPDIHFQDTVKGSDWGADQEVAWLFAEAAPVEMRRLAHWGVPWNRVEPGVHTYYKGGKPFEKEELEENRGLIHARAFGGTAKWRTCYASDGTGHSVLYTMDNRAAQLGVQVHDRTEVISLIHDDGNCLGAVARSLRTGELVVYMARATLIASGGFGRIYRNSTNAVINDGGAHIAALDTGVVPLGNMEAVQFHPTGIVPTDILVTEGCRGDGGTLLDKDLHRFMPDYEPEKAELASRDVVSRRMTEHMRKGKGVPSPYGDHLWLDIRHLGEKHIRTKLREVDEICQYFLGIDPVKSLIPVRPTQHYSMGGIRTNKDGAAYGLSGLFSAGESACWDMHGFNRLGGNSLAETVVAGGIVGKKIVEFLKGSEVSFPTGIVREQVTKDRERIDALIKGEHGHENVYDVREAMFDVLEYAAGIYRNGDDLERGVGELQEIHERANRIGLKTNGLGANPELALALKMPGMVRLALCVTYGALMRTESRGSHTREDYPERNDRDWLSRTLATWKEGASLPNLTYEDASPVYTLPPGDRGYGGGKIIPRDAAKEDK, from the coding sequence ATGCTGACTTTCTACACCGATCTGTTGTGCATCGGCGCAGGCCTGGCTGGAGAACGCTGCGCCGTGGAAGCCGCCGGGGCCGGATTCGAGGTGGTCTGCCTCTCCCTGGTGCCTGCCCGCCGCTCCCACTCCTGCTGCGCCCAGGGCGGCATGCAGGCAGCCCTCGGCAACTGCGCCATGGGCGAGGGCGACTGCCCGGACATCCACTTCCAGGACACTGTCAAAGGCTCGGACTGGGGCGCGGACCAGGAGGTAGCCTGGCTCTTTGCCGAGGCCGCGCCCGTGGAAATGCGCCGCCTGGCCCACTGGGGCGTGCCGTGGAACCGCGTGGAGCCCGGCGTGCACACCTACTATAAAGGCGGCAAGCCCTTCGAGAAGGAAGAGCTGGAGGAAAATCGCGGCCTGATCCACGCCCGCGCCTTCGGCGGCACGGCCAAGTGGCGCACCTGCTACGCCTCGGACGGCACCGGCCACTCCGTGCTCTACACCATGGACAACCGCGCGGCCCAGCTGGGCGTGCAGGTGCACGACCGCACCGAGGTCATCAGCCTGATCCACGACGACGGCAACTGCCTGGGCGCCGTGGCCCGCTCTTTGCGCACCGGCGAGCTGGTGGTCTACATGGCCCGCGCCACACTCATCGCCTCCGGCGGTTTCGGCCGCATCTACAGAAACTCCACCAACGCCGTGATCAACGACGGCGGCGCGCACATCGCTGCCCTGGACACCGGCGTGGTGCCGCTCGGCAACATGGAGGCGGTCCAGTTCCACCCCACCGGCATCGTGCCCACCGACATCCTGGTGACCGAAGGCTGCCGCGGCGACGGCGGCACCCTGCTGGACAAGGACCTGCACCGCTTCATGCCCGACTACGAGCCGGAGAAGGCCGAGCTCGCCTCCCGCGACGTGGTCTCCCGCCGCATGACCGAACACATGCGCAAGGGCAAGGGCGTGCCCAGCCCGTACGGCGACCACCTCTGGCTGGATATCCGCCACCTGGGCGAAAAGCACATCCGCACCAAGCTCCGCGAGGTAGACGAGATCTGCCAGTACTTCCTGGGCATCGACCCGGTGAAGTCGCTCATCCCGGTGCGGCCCACGCAGCATTACTCCATGGGCGGCATCCGCACCAACAAGGACGGCGCGGCCTACGGCCTGAGCGGTCTGTTCTCGGCCGGCGAGTCCGCCTGCTGGGACATGCACGGCTTCAACCGCCTGGGCGGCAACTCCCTGGCCGAGACCGTGGTGGCCGGCGGCATCGTAGGTAAGAAGATCGTGGAGTTCCTCAAGGGCAGCGAGGTCAGCTTCCCCACCGGCATCGTCCGCGAGCAGGTGACGAAAGACAGGGAACGCATCGACGCCCTCATCAAGGGCGAGCACGGCCATGAGAACGTCTACGACGTGCGCGAGGCCATGTTCGACGTGCTGGAGTACGCCGCCGGCATCTACCGCAACGGCGACGATCTGGAGCGCGGCGTGGGCGAGTTGCAGGAGATCCACGAGCGCGCCAACAGGATAGGCCTGAAGACCAACGGCCTGGGCGCCAACCCGGAGCTGGCCCTGGCCCTCAAGATGCCCGGCATGGTCCGCCTGGCCCTGTGCGTGACCTACGGCGCGCTGATGCGCACCGAGAGCCGCGGCTCCCACACCCGCGAAGACTACCCGGAGCGCAACGACCGCGATTGGCTCTCCCGCACCCTGGCCACGTGGAAAGAAGGCGCGTCCCTGCCCAACCTGACCTATGAGGACGCCTCCCCTGTCTACACCTTACCTCCTGGCGATCGCGGCTACGGAGGCGGCAAGATCATCCCCCGTGATGCAGCGAAAGAGGACAAGTAG
- a CDS encoding fumarate reductase iron-sulfur subunit — MARTLTFHIFRYNPQDADDAPHMDTFVLDETESMTLFIALNRIREEQDASLQFDFCCRAGVCGSCAMVVNGRPTLACHTKTADYPAEITLLPLPFFKLVGDLSVDTGTWFREMYQRVESWIHTDIEFDSNEQEARMENDVANAIYELDRCIECGCCVAACGTARMRQDFLGAVALNRIARFIVDPRDKRSDAEYFHIIGNDQGIFGCMGLLACEDVCPKELPLQDQLGYLRRKAALTAIGRKGPKNPQLP; from the coding sequence ATGGCCAGAACGCTCACATTCCACATCTTCCGCTACAATCCGCAGGACGCTGACGACGCGCCCCACATGGACACCTTTGTCCTGGACGAGACCGAGTCCATGACCCTGTTCATCGCGCTGAACCGTATCCGCGAGGAGCAGGACGCCTCCCTGCAGTTCGACTTCTGCTGCCGGGCCGGCGTGTGCGGCTCCTGCGCCATGGTCGTCAACGGCCGGCCCACCCTGGCCTGCCATACCAAAACCGCAGATTACCCCGCGGAGATCACCCTCTTGCCGCTGCCGTTCTTCAAGCTGGTGGGCGACCTTTCCGTGGACACGGGCACCTGGTTCCGCGAGATGTACCAGCGCGTGGAATCGTGGATTCACACGGACATCGAGTTCGATTCCAACGAGCAGGAAGCTCGGATGGAGAACGACGTGGCCAATGCGATCTACGAGCTGGACCGCTGCATCGAGTGCGGCTGCTGCGTTGCCGCGTGCGGCACGGCCCGCATGCGCCAGGACTTCCTGGGCGCCGTGGCCCTGAACCGTATCGCCCGTTTCATTGTCGACCCCCGCGACAAGCGCTCGGACGCCGAGTACTTCCACATCATCGGCAACGACCAGGGCATTTTCGGCTGCATGGGCCTGCTCGCCTGTGAAGACGTCTGCCCCAAGGAGCTGCCCCTGCAAGATCAGCTCGGTTACCTACGGCGCAAGGCGGCGCTTACCGCCATTGGACGCAAGGGTCCCAAGAACCCTCAACTCCCGTAG
- a CDS encoding fumarate hydratase: MRTIERDTVVDAVAKLCIDANRYLPADVRRAFEAAQAKEDNPVAKEVFRQLLENADLAEKSGLPLCQDTGLAVLFVEVGEEVAVNGGLRDAINEGVRKGYADGFLRKSSCDPMTRANRGDNTPAIIHFDVVPGDTLKISFMAKGGGSENMSRVTMLAPSQGYEGIKDFILDRVAEAGPNPCPPILIGVGIGGTFENAAILSKKALLRELDDTHPDPETAAKEKELLQLVNDLGIGPMGLGGKTTCLAVKIAMAPVHIASLPLAVNIQCHSARHKEVTL, from the coding sequence ATGCGCACAATCGAGCGTGACACGGTTGTCGATGCCGTGGCCAAGCTATGCATCGACGCCAACAGGTACCTCCCAGCCGATGTTCGCCGCGCCTTCGAAGCGGCCCAGGCCAAAGAGGACAACCCCGTGGCCAAGGAAGTGTTCCGCCAGCTTCTGGAGAACGCCGACCTTGCCGAAAAATCAGGCCTGCCGCTCTGCCAGGACACCGGCCTCGCCGTCCTCTTTGTCGAGGTGGGCGAGGAGGTCGCGGTGAACGGTGGCCTGCGCGACGCCATCAATGAGGGCGTGCGCAAGGGCTACGCCGACGGCTTTTTGCGCAAGTCGTCCTGCGACCCCATGACCCGCGCCAACAGGGGCGACAACACCCCGGCCATCATCCACTTCGACGTGGTGCCCGGCGACACCCTGAAGATTTCCTTCATGGCCAAAGGCGGCGGCAGCGAGAACATGTCCCGCGTGACCATGCTCGCTCCTTCCCAGGGCTACGAGGGCATCAAGGACTTCATCCTGGACCGCGTGGCCGAGGCCGGCCCCAACCCCTGCCCGCCCATCCTCATCGGCGTCGGCATCGGCGGCACCTTCGAGAACGCGGCCATTCTTTCCAAGAAGGCCCTGCTGCGCGAGCTGGACGACACCCATCCCGATCCGGAGACCGCGGCCAAGGAGAAGGAGCTGCTTCAGCTCGTCAACGATCTCGGTATCGGCCCCATGGGCCTGGGCGGCAAGACCACCTGCCTGGCGGTGAAGATCGCCATGGCTCCGGTCCACATCGCCAGCCTGCCCCTTGCCGTGAACATCCAGTGCCACTCCGCGCGGCACAAGGAGGTCACTCTCTGA
- a CDS encoding Fe-S-containing hydro-lyase has protein sequence MAEYHLTTPLTDEDIAPLKSGDVVFLSGTIYTARDAAHKRLVDTLDRGEELPFDLKGAVVYYVGPTPPPPGRPIGSAGPTTSYRMDAYAPRLYSLGLKASIGKGRRNDEVKQALKDYTAVYFGGTGGAGALLSQKIKAAEIVAYEELGPEAIRKLTVEEFPVTVINDSHGGELYVTAKR, from the coding sequence ATGGCCGAGTACCACCTCACCACCCCGCTTACCGACGAGGACATCGCCCCGCTCAAGAGCGGCGACGTTGTCTTTCTTTCCGGCACCATCTACACCGCGCGCGACGCGGCGCACAAACGCCTGGTCGACACCCTGGACCGCGGCGAGGAGCTGCCCTTCGACCTCAAAGGCGCCGTGGTCTACTATGTAGGCCCCACGCCGCCCCCGCCCGGTCGCCCCATCGGCTCGGCCGGCCCCACCACCAGCTACCGCATGGACGCCTACGCCCCGCGGCTGTACTCCCTGGGTCTCAAGGCTTCCATCGGCAAGGGCCGCCGCAACGACGAGGTCAAGCAGGCGCTCAAGGACTACACGGCCGTGTACTTCGGGGGCACAGGCGGCGCCGGCGCCCTCCTGTCGCAGAAGATCAAGGCGGCCGAGATCGTGGCCTACGAAGAGCTCGGCCCCGAGGCCATCCGCAAGCTCACCGTGGAGGAGTTCCCCGTGACCGTCATCAATGACAGCCACGGCGGCGAGCTATACGTCACCGCAAAACGCTGA
- a CDS encoding PhzF family phenazine biosynthesis protein produces MDIAIYQVDAFTSSIFGGNPAAVCPLESWLDKSMMLAIAAENNLSETAFFAPQGKDFAIRWFTPTTEVELCGHATLASAHVLISQMGYSDPVIRFHSASGPLSVEYTDDGLLALDFPAWEPGPITDGDGDVSTMVAALGGVQPVEVLAARDYLVVLENEEQVRAVAPDMQALTPLKPVIVTAPGKDRAVDFVSRVFAPSHGVAEDPVTGSAHTQLTPYWAKRLGKSTMRARQVSARGGELLCTLNGDRVSMAGDAVLYMSGTITIPG; encoded by the coding sequence ATGGATATCGCGATCTATCAGGTGGACGCCTTCACCAGCAGTATTTTCGGCGGCAACCCGGCTGCGGTCTGTCCCCTGGAATCCTGGCTGGACAAATCCATGATGCTGGCCATTGCGGCAGAGAACAACCTCTCCGAGACCGCCTTCTTTGCGCCCCAAGGCAAGGACTTCGCCATCCGCTGGTTCACGCCCACAACGGAAGTGGAGCTGTGCGGCCACGCCACCCTGGCCTCGGCCCACGTCCTCATCTCGCAAATGGGGTACAGCGATCCCGTGATCCGCTTCCACTCGGCCAGCGGCCCCCTGTCCGTGGAGTACACCGACGACGGCCTGCTCGCCCTGGACTTCCCGGCGTGGGAGCCCGGACCCATCACCGATGGTGACGGCGACGTCTCGACCATGGTCGCGGCCTTGGGCGGCGTACAGCCCGTGGAGGTCCTTGCCGCGCGGGACTATCTTGTGGTTCTGGAGAATGAGGAGCAGGTGCGGGCCGTTGCGCCGGACATGCAGGCCCTGACGCCGCTCAAGCCCGTCATCGTTACGGCTCCGGGCAAGGATAGAGCCGTGGATTTTGTCTCCCGAGTCTTTGCGCCCAGCCACGGCGTGGCGGAAGACCCGGTCACCGGCTCGGCGCACACGCAGCTCACCCCGTACTGGGCAAAACGCCTTGGCAAAAGCACCATGCGCGCGCGTCAGGTCTCGGCCCGCGGGGGCGAGCTCCTCTGCACCCTGAACGGCGACCGCGTAAGCATGGCCGGCGACGCCGTGCTCTACATGAGCGGAACCATCACCATACCAGGGTAG
- a CDS encoding chemotaxis protein: protein MAQTNILLESGTNELEIVEFYLEEETAPGQEQPYRGYYGVNVAKVLEIIRQPKITEMPEVNHPSVLGAFNQRSNIIPLVDLAMWLGKDRRQDGEAKVIVTEFNNVTTAFLVSGVTRIHRISWEEVEPPNAYVASMSNNSITGVVKLENRIVFILDLEKIVSDLNPGLAMRLDEAVDWTSDATYHAVVADDSTLIREMLKDLLEKAGFVVTSYNNGRDAWEALEALKTKAVEEESPITEYVHVVVSDIEMPSMDGHNLTKRIKEDGVLRDLPVILFSSLITDKLRHKGDAVGADDQISKPEVTQLAKRAKALIEEKTKAAAD from the coding sequence GTGGCTCAAACAAATATTTTGCTCGAATCCGGAACCAACGAGCTCGAAATCGTTGAATTCTACCTGGAGGAGGAGACCGCTCCCGGCCAGGAGCAGCCGTACCGCGGCTACTATGGCGTGAACGTCGCCAAGGTGCTGGAGATCATCCGCCAGCCCAAGATCACCGAAATGCCGGAGGTCAACCATCCCTCCGTGCTGGGCGCGTTCAACCAGCGCTCCAACATCATCCCCCTGGTGGACCTGGCCATGTGGCTGGGCAAGGACAGGCGCCAGGACGGCGAAGCCAAGGTCATCGTCACCGAGTTCAACAACGTGACCACGGCCTTCCTCGTCTCCGGCGTCACGCGCATCCATCGCATCAGCTGGGAAGAGGTGGAGCCGCCCAACGCCTATGTGGCCTCCATGTCCAACAATTCCATCACCGGCGTGGTCAAGCTGGAGAACCGCATCGTCTTCATCCTCGACCTGGAGAAGATCGTCTCCGACCTGAACCCCGGCCTGGCCATGCGGCTGGACGAGGCCGTGGACTGGACCTCCGACGCCACCTACCACGCCGTGGTGGCGGACGACTCCACGCTCATCCGCGAGATGCTCAAGGATCTGCTGGAAAAGGCCGGTTTCGTGGTCACCAGCTACAACAACGGCCGCGATGCCTGGGAAGCGCTGGAAGCTCTGAAGACCAAGGCCGTGGAAGAGGAGTCGCCCATCACCGAGTACGTCCACGTGGTGGTCTCGGATATCGAGATGCCCTCCATGGACGGCCACAACCTCACCAAGCGCATCAAGGAAGACGGCGTGCTGCGCGATCTTCCGGTCATCCTCTTCTCCTCGCTCATCACGGACAAGCTGCGCCACAAGGGCGACGCCGTGGGCGCGGACGACCAGATCTCCAAGCCCGAGGTAACGCAGCTGGCCAAGCGCGCCAAAGCGCTTATCGAGGAAAAGACCAAAGCCGCGGCGGACTGA
- the ispH gene encoding 4-hydroxy-3-methylbut-2-enyl diphosphate reductase, whose amino-acid sequence MGVGLALRKLDAETREGRLPLFTLGPIIHNPQVLEHYEKLGVHQENDPDAIPAGATVVIRAHGVPREIERGLRERGVSIIDATCPKVKKAQLLIEELASAGRKLLLFGEEDHPEVKGLVSYANAGAHVFGSIAALEALLKTEIDKGDKFFLAAQTTQDRDVFESIVELLRRRLDPELPVHETICNATRQRQDEARSIAHQVDAMVVVGGYTSGNTRRLVDVARGRGIPCQHVEIADELDLDALAGKQRIGLTAGASTPKEIIDAVEHRLGTL is encoded by the coding sequence ATGGGCGTCGGTCTGGCGTTGCGTAAGCTGGACGCTGAAACGCGGGAGGGCAGATTGCCGCTGTTCACCCTGGGCCCCATTATCCACAACCCCCAGGTTCTGGAGCACTACGAGAAACTGGGCGTGCACCAGGAGAACGATCCGGACGCCATCCCGGCCGGTGCGACGGTGGTTATCCGGGCGCACGGCGTGCCCCGCGAGATTGAGAGGGGCCTGCGCGAAAGGGGCGTTTCCATTATCGACGCCACCTGCCCCAAGGTGAAGAAGGCGCAGCTGCTCATCGAGGAGCTGGCCAGCGCTGGCCGCAAGCTGTTGCTGTTCGGCGAGGAGGATCACCCGGAGGTTAAGGGGCTGGTCAGCTATGCGAACGCCGGAGCCCACGTGTTCGGCTCCATCGCTGCGCTGGAAGCGCTGCTCAAAACAGAGATCGACAAGGGTGACAAGTTTTTCCTTGCGGCGCAGACCACCCAGGACCGGGACGTCTTCGAGTCCATCGTGGAGCTCTTGCGCAGACGGCTGGACCCCGAGCTGCCCGTGCATGAGACCATCTGCAACGCGACCCGGCAGCGGCAGGACGAAGCGAGGTCCATCGCCCACCAGGTGGACGCCATGGTGGTTGTGGGCGGATACACCAGCGGCAACACGCGCCGGCTGGTGGACGTGGCCCGAGGGCGGGGCATCCCGTGCCAGCATGTGGAGATCGCCGACGAGCTGGACCTGGACGCTTTGGCCGGCAAACAGCGAATCGGCTTGACAGCAGGCGCGTCCACGCCGAAAGAAATAATAGACGCCGTCGAACATCGGCTCGGAACCTTGTAG
- a CDS encoding tRNA dihydrouridine synthase: protein MSSSASQHLSTGLPIGGDAPWLAPLAGYSDLAFRLLCREQGAAVACTEMVSAKGLAYKSPGTQPLLDTLAEDAPLVVQLFGAEESFLVRAVAELAGRGYTWFDLNAGCPVPKVVKTGAGAGMIRTAEDRARLAAIIRAMVREAGEGRMGVKFRMGYHGADDTAVETARLLEDAGAAWITIHPRFAKQGYGGHSRWEVTRRVVEAVSIPVIASGDLFSAEDGRRCIAETGAASVMYARGALRDPLVFAKYLGRMSERPDRATLAALVRRHAELCRAHGDQHRSLLKMRTFVPRYVRNLDDASALRKRLIACKTWECIEEVAAAIAEPAAE from the coding sequence GTGTCGTCTTCCGCATCACAGCACCTTTCCACCGGCCTGCCCATAGGGGGGGACGCGCCATGGCTTGCGCCCCTGGCCGGGTACTCCGACTTGGCGTTCCGGCTGCTCTGCCGCGAGCAGGGCGCCGCCGTGGCCTGCACCGAGATGGTCAGCGCCAAGGGCCTGGCCTACAAAAGCCCGGGCACGCAGCCACTGCTCGATACCCTGGCCGAAGACGCACCCCTGGTGGTTCAGCTTTTCGGGGCCGAGGAGTCCTTCCTGGTCCGCGCCGTGGCAGAGCTTGCGGGCCGCGGCTACACGTGGTTCGATCTCAACGCCGGCTGCCCGGTGCCCAAGGTGGTCAAGACCGGGGCCGGAGCCGGCATGATCCGCACGGCGGAAGACCGCGCCAGGCTCGCGGCCATCATCCGCGCCATGGTGCGCGAGGCCGGCGAGGGCCGCATGGGCGTGAAGTTCCGCATGGGATATCACGGGGCCGACGACACGGCCGTGGAGACTGCGCGCCTGCTGGAGGACGCCGGCGCGGCCTGGATCACCATCCATCCCCGCTTTGCCAAGCAGGGCTACGGCGGCCATTCCCGCTGGGAGGTCACCCGCCGGGTGGTGGAGGCCGTCTCCATTCCGGTCATTGCCAGCGGCGATTTGTTCAGTGCGGAGGACGGCCGTCGCTGCATTGCCGAAACCGGCGCTGCAAGCGTCATGTACGCCCGCGGCGCATTGCGCGATCCTCTCGTCTTTGCCAAGTATCTCGGAAGGATGAGCGAGCGCCCGGACCGCGCAACCCTGGCCGCCCTGGTACGGCGGCATGCCGAGCTTTGCCGCGCCCACGGGGACCAGCACCGCTCTCTGCTCAAGATGCGCACCTTTGTGCCGCGTTACGTTCGTAACCTGGATGACGCCTCCGCCTTGCGCAAACGGTTGATTGCATGCAAGACTTGGGAGTGCATTGAAGAGGTGGCCGCCGCCATAGCCGAGCCGGCCGCCGAGTAA
- a CDS encoding ABC transporter ATP-binding protein, whose amino-acid sequence MSTPIVSLKGVSKRFDISGGLLDQLAFKGGRVIRTRTEVKAVNNVSFDIQEGETLSVVGESGCGKSTLARTVIGLFPPTFGEIYYRGERIDHLSPSKMLPYRTRMQMVFQDPYASLNPRMKVKEILEEPVLFHGSRNGSISRVEVEERVAAVMEQVGIDPAWASNYPHEFSGGQRQRISLARALVVDPEFIIADEPISALDVSIQAQILNLMLDLQEERGLTYLFISHDLSVVEHISSRVAVMYLGTLCELAKASAIFQRPRHPYTRALLSAIPTLGGSPRGHVKLEGDVPTPIRLPSGCVFHGRCPYANARCMEEVPMAIEQDDGALVACHGVEEGRIPEDSPI is encoded by the coding sequence ATGAGCACGCCCATAGTCAGCCTCAAAGGGGTCTCCAAGCGTTTCGATATCTCGGGCGGCCTGCTGGACCAGCTCGCTTTCAAGGGCGGCCGCGTCATCCGCACCCGCACCGAGGTCAAGGCGGTCAACAACGTTTCCTTCGACATCCAGGAAGGCGAGACCCTCTCCGTGGTGGGTGAGTCCGGCTGCGGCAAGTCCACCCTGGCGCGCACCGTCATCGGCCTGTTCCCGCCTACATTCGGCGAGATCTACTACCGCGGCGAACGCATCGACCACCTCTCCCCGTCCAAGATGCTGCCTTACCGCACGCGCATGCAGATGGTCTTCCAGGACCCGTACGCCTCGCTCAACCCGCGCATGAAGGTGAAGGAGATTCTGGAGGAACCCGTGCTCTTCCACGGCTCCAGGAACGGCTCCATCAGCCGCGTCGAGGTGGAGGAGCGCGTGGCCGCCGTGATGGAGCAGGTGGGCATCGATCCGGCCTGGGCCAGCAACTACCCGCACGAGTTCTCCGGCGGCCAGCGGCAGCGTATCTCCCTGGCCCGCGCCCTGGTGGTGGACCCGGAGTTCATCATCGCGGACGAGCCCATCTCCGCCCTCGACGTCTCCATCCAGGCGCAGATCCTCAACCTGATGCTCGACCTGCAGGAAGAGCGCGGCCTGACGTATCTCTTCATCAGCCACGACCTCTCCGTGGTGGAGCACATTTCCTCCCGCGTGGCAGTGATGTACCTGGGAACCCTGTGCGAGCTCGCCAAGGCCTCGGCCATTTTCCAACGGCCGCGGCATCCCTACACGCGGGCGCTGCTCTCGGCCATCCCCACGCTGGGCGGCTCGCCTCGCGGCCATGTGAAGCTGGAAGGGGACGTGCCCACGCCCATACGCCTGCCCTCGGGCTGTGTGTTCCACGGCCGCTGTCCCTACGCCAACGCTCGCTGTATGGAAGAGGTGCCCATGGCCATCGAGCAGGACGACGGCGCACTCGTGGCCTGCCACGGCGTGGAGGAAGGCCGCATTCCAGAGGACTCGCCGATCTAG
- a CDS encoding ABC transporter ATP-binding protein produces the protein MTAATQNTPLLEVKNLTVSFAFRGLEFDAVRDVSFSLGRGDRLGLVGESGAGKSVTGFSIINLISKPGFIREGQVLFEGNDLTKLSDSAMRGIRGNRISMIFQDPMMTLNPVLTIGTQMVETLQAHRNISKKEAEAIALEKLRQVYIPSPEKRLAQYPHEFSGGMRQRIVIAIALLSDPALIIADEPTTALDVTIQAEIMELLLDLCEKFHMSLILITHDLAVVSQVTKRIAVMYAGRIVETGETERIVSEPAHPYTRGLLAALPGVGGARRSRLSQIPGLMPSIKNMPEGCAFHPRCSDCSEVCGASIPLLSPAPHGGYFACHMEQPCKDPRPDERELMRDRGAPE, from the coding sequence GTGACCGCAGCGACGCAGAACACACCCCTGCTCGAGGTCAAGAACCTCACCGTCTCCTTCGCCTTCCGCGGCCTGGAGTTCGACGCCGTGCGCGACGTCTCCTTCTCCCTGGGACGCGGCGACAGGCTCGGCCTGGTGGGCGAATCCGGCGCCGGCAAGTCCGTCACCGGCTTCTCCATCATCAACCTCATCTCCAAGCCGGGCTTCATCAGGGAAGGCCAGGTGCTCTTCGAGGGCAACGACCTGACCAAGCTGTCCGACTCGGCCATGCGTGGCATCCGGGGCAACCGCATCTCCATGATCTTCCAGGACCCCATGATGACGCTCAACCCGGTGCTCACCATAGGCACCCAGATGGTGGAGACGCTGCAGGCCCATCGCAACATCTCCAAGAAGGAAGCCGAGGCCATCGCTCTGGAGAAGCTCCGGCAGGTCTACATCCCCTCGCCGGAAAAGCGGCTGGCCCAGTACCCGCACGAGTTCTCCGGCGGCATGCGCCAGCGCATCGTCATCGCCATCGCGCTCTTGTCCGACCCGGCCCTGATTATCGCCGACGAGCCCACAACCGCGCTGGACGTAACCATCCAGGCCGAGATCATGGAGCTGCTGCTGGACCTCTGCGAGAAGTTCCACATGAGCCTCATCCTCATCACCCACGACCTCGCCGTGGTCAGCCAAGTCACCAAGCGCATCGCCGTGATGTATGCCGGCCGCATCGTGGAGACCGGCGAGACCGAGCGCATCGTCAGCGAGCCGGCGCACCCATACACCAGGGGCCTGCTCGCCGCGCTGCCCGGCGTGGGCGGAGCCCGGCGTTCGCGCCTCAGCCAGATTCCAGGACTCATGCCCAGCATCAAGAACATGCCTGAAGGCTGCGCCTTCCACCCGCGTTGCAGCGACTGCTCCGAGGTCTGCGGCGCCTCCATTCCGCTGCTCTCCCCGGCCCCGCACGGCGGCTACTTCGCCTGCCACATGGAGCAACCCTGCAAGGACCCGCGGCCTGACGAACGAGAGCTCATGCGCGACCGAGGAGCCCCGGAATGA